In the Mycolicibacter sp. MU0102 genome, one interval contains:
- the hisC gene encoding histidinol-phosphate transaminase: MTARLRPEIAALPAYVEGKTVPGSIKLASNETVFPPLPSVAKAVEAALATTNRYPDNGYAALRTRLAEHVGFGREHVAAGCGSVSLCQQLIQISAGAGDEVVFGWRSFEIYPLQVRTAGAVPVQVPLREHTYDLDAMLAAITERTRLIFVCNPNNPTSTVVDPDALERFVAAVPPHILIAIDEAYVEYIRDGLLPDSLGLVRRHPNVVVLRTFSKAYGLAGLRLGYAVGDPEIITALGKVYVPFTVSSVAQVAGIASLDAADELMARTDAVVAERARVSAALREAGFELPDSQSNFVWLPLAERTADFVAAAAAARIVVRPYGQDGVRVSIGAPEENDALLRFAQTYR; this comes from the coding sequence GTGACCGCCCGACTGCGCCCGGAGATCGCCGCGCTGCCAGCCTACGTCGAGGGTAAGACGGTCCCCGGATCGATCAAGCTCGCCAGCAACGAGACGGTGTTCCCGCCGTTGCCCAGCGTGGCCAAAGCCGTCGAAGCCGCTCTGGCTACCACCAACCGCTACCCGGACAACGGCTACGCCGCGCTGCGGACCCGGCTGGCCGAGCACGTCGGGTTCGGCCGGGAGCACGTGGCGGCCGGTTGCGGATCGGTGAGCCTGTGCCAGCAGCTCATCCAGATCAGTGCCGGAGCCGGCGACGAGGTGGTGTTCGGCTGGCGCAGCTTCGAGATCTACCCGCTGCAGGTGCGTACCGCCGGCGCCGTTCCGGTGCAGGTGCCGCTGCGCGAGCACACCTACGATCTGGACGCGATGCTGGCCGCCATCACCGAGCGCACCCGGCTGATCTTCGTCTGCAACCCGAACAATCCGACCTCCACCGTCGTGGACCCCGACGCGCTGGAGCGGTTCGTCGCCGCGGTTCCACCGCACATCCTGATCGCCATCGACGAGGCCTATGTGGAGTACATCCGCGACGGCCTGCTCCCCGACAGCCTGGGACTGGTCAGGCGTCACCCGAATGTGGTTGTGCTGCGCACGTTTTCGAAGGCCTACGGGCTGGCCGGTCTGCGGCTGGGCTACGCGGTCGGCGATCCGGAGATCATCACCGCACTGGGCAAGGTCTACGTGCCGTTCACGGTGTCCAGCGTGGCGCAGGTCGCCGGGATCGCCTCCCTGGACGCCGCCGACGAGCTGATGGCTCGCACCGATGCGGTAGTCGCCGAGCGGGCCCGGGTCTCCGCCGCGCTGCGTGAAGCCGGGTTCGAGCTGCCGGATTCGCAGTCCAACTTTGTGTGGCTGCCACTGGCCGAGCGCACCGCCGACTTCGTTGCCGCGGCCGCGGCGGCCCGCATCGTCGTCCGCCCCTACGGGCAAGACGGAGTCCGGGTGTCCATCGGCGCGCCGGAGGAGAACGACGCGCTGTTACGGTTCGCACAGACGTACCGCTGA
- a CDS encoding BlaI/MecI/CopY family transcriptional regulator has translation MVARIGLGDLERSVMECLWSASGALTVREVHASVAVKRNLAYTTIMTVLQRLAKKNLVVQRRDNRAHRYVPKQGRAELVAELMSYALDQVADSCGREAALVHFVERVGADEATALRRALAELDGA, from the coding sequence GTGGTTGCGCGCATTGGGTTGGGTGATCTCGAACGCTCGGTCATGGAGTGCCTGTGGTCGGCGTCGGGGGCGTTGACTGTCCGTGAGGTTCACGCGTCGGTGGCCGTGAAGCGAAACCTGGCCTACACCACGATCATGACTGTGCTGCAACGACTTGCGAAGAAGAATCTGGTGGTCCAGCGGCGTGACAATCGCGCCCACCGGTATGTGCCGAAGCAGGGCCGCGCCGAGTTGGTCGCCGAACTGATGTCGTACGCGCTCGATCAGGTGGCCGACTCCTGCGGACGCGAGGCCGCGTTGGTTCATTTCGTCGAGCGCGTCGGCGCCGACGAAGCCACCGCGCTACGACGGGCGTTGGCTGAACTCGATGGCGCCTGA
- a CDS encoding phosphotransferase family protein — protein MSAQNLGEGPLENVTELSGGTQNVMLAFARSGRSYVLRRGPRHLRPRSNAVMLRETRLLGALAGTDVPHPGLIAVCDDPAVLGDAVFYLMEPVDGFNASGELPALHAGDPEVRYGMGLSMADALAKLGALDHVAVGLADYGKPDGFLERQVPRWLSELDSYRQFENYPGPDLPGLDDVADWLQRNVPTSWQPGILHGDYHAANVMFSPTGPEVAAIVDWEMSTIGDPLLDLGWLLATWRQDDGSSVFSHTLTGMDGLASPDDLVQRYAAGSSRDLTHIGWYTVMAAFKLAIVIEGTLARASAGMAQKEVGDQLHEAAVWLFDRAQTWMASAK, from the coding sequence ATGTCCGCCCAGAACCTGGGCGAGGGCCCGCTGGAAAACGTCACCGAACTGTCCGGCGGCACCCAGAACGTCATGCTGGCGTTCGCCCGGTCCGGCCGCAGCTACGTGTTGCGGCGCGGCCCACGGCATCTGCGACCGCGCAGCAACGCGGTGATGCTGCGGGAGACCCGGCTGTTGGGCGCGCTGGCCGGCACCGACGTGCCCCATCCGGGATTGATCGCAGTCTGCGACGACCCGGCGGTGCTCGGCGACGCGGTGTTCTACCTGATGGAGCCGGTCGACGGGTTCAACGCGAGTGGGGAACTGCCCGCGCTGCACGCCGGCGACCCGGAGGTCCGGTACGGCATGGGCCTGTCGATGGCCGACGCGCTGGCGAAGCTCGGTGCGCTCGACCACGTCGCGGTGGGGTTGGCGGACTACGGCAAACCCGACGGCTTCCTGGAACGCCAAGTGCCGCGGTGGCTTTCCGAATTGGACTCCTACCGGCAGTTCGAGAACTATCCCGGGCCCGACCTGCCCGGACTCGACGACGTCGCCGACTGGCTGCAGCGCAACGTGCCGACGTCCTGGCAGCCGGGGATCCTGCACGGCGACTATCACGCGGCCAACGTGATGTTCTCCCCCACCGGACCGGAGGTGGCGGCGATCGTGGACTGGGAGATGTCGACCATCGGGGATCCACTGTTGGACCTGGGCTGGCTGCTGGCCACCTGGCGCCAGGATGACGGGTCCAGCGTGTTCAGCCACACGCTGACCGGCATGGACGGGCTGGCCTCCCCCGATGACCTGGTGCAGCGCTACGCCGCGGGCAGCTCCCGCGATCTGACGCATATCGGCTGGTACACGGTGATGGCCGCCTTCAAGCTGGCCATCGTGATCGAGGGCACCCTGGCCCGGGCGTCGGCAGGCATGGCCCAGAAGGAAGTGGGCGATCAGTTGCACGAGGCCGCCGTCTGGCTCTTCGACCGGGCCCAGACCTGGATGGCGAGCGCGAAATGA
- a CDS encoding response regulator transcription factor, with protein sequence MSRADGKPITVLVVDDESVLAEMVSMALRYEGWTTAMAGDGASAIAAAKAERPDVVVLDVMLPDMSGLDVLHKLREINPRLPVLFLTAKDGLEDRIAGLTAGGDDYVTKPFSIEEVVLRLRALLRRTGVSTAEAGAQIVVGDLVLDEDSHEVTRGGDPITLTSTEFELLRYLMHNAKRVLSKAQILDRVWDYDFGGRANIVELYISYLRKKIDNGRSPMIHTLRGAGYVLKPAP encoded by the coding sequence ATGTCGCGCGCCGACGGCAAGCCCATCACGGTGCTGGTGGTCGACGACGAGTCGGTGCTGGCCGAGATGGTGTCGATGGCGCTGCGCTACGAGGGCTGGACCACCGCGATGGCCGGGGATGGTGCCTCGGCGATCGCCGCCGCCAAGGCCGAACGTCCCGACGTCGTGGTGCTCGACGTGATGCTTCCCGACATGAGCGGACTCGACGTCCTGCACAAGCTGCGGGAGATCAACCCGCGGCTACCGGTGCTGTTCTTGACCGCTAAGGACGGCCTGGAGGACCGCATCGCGGGGTTGACCGCCGGTGGCGACGACTACGTCACCAAGCCGTTCAGCATCGAAGAAGTGGTGTTGCGGCTGCGAGCGCTGTTGCGCCGCACCGGGGTGAGCACCGCCGAGGCCGGCGCCCAGATCGTGGTCGGTGACCTGGTGCTCGACGAGGATTCCCATGAGGTGACCCGGGGCGGTGACCCGATCACGTTGACGTCCACCGAATTCGAGCTGCTGCGTTACCTGATGCACAACGCCAAGCGGGTGCTGTCCAAGGCGCAGATCCTGGACCGGGTGTGGGACTACGACTTCGGCGGCCGGGCCAACATCGTCGAGCTCTACATCTCCTACCTGCGTAAGAAGATCGACAACGGCCGATCGCCGATGATCCACACGCTGCGCGGTGCGGGCTATGTGCTCAAGCCCGCTCCTTAA
- a CDS encoding SRPBCC family protein, translating into MHATATATVAASAAQVWAVLSDYEGMSSWAPGLKITVIRPGTPEPNGVGAQRRIQAVPGMAPLVEEIIAFEPDQRLSYRGVSGIPFRNYVGNVALRSTGSGTEISYTVSADNRLPGVAAVLAQGLLFGLKRAVNKAA; encoded by the coding sequence ATGCACGCGACCGCGACTGCCACCGTCGCCGCATCTGCGGCTCAGGTATGGGCGGTGCTCTCCGACTACGAGGGCATGTCCAGCTGGGCCCCCGGACTGAAGATCACCGTGATCCGGCCCGGAACACCCGAGCCCAACGGCGTCGGCGCCCAGCGTCGCATCCAGGCGGTGCCGGGCATGGCGCCGCTGGTGGAGGAGATCATCGCGTTCGAGCCGGATCAGCGGCTGAGCTACCGCGGCGTCTCGGGCATCCCGTTCCGCAACTACGTCGGCAACGTGGCCCTGCGGTCGACCGGATCCGGCACGGAGATCAGCTACACCGTCAGCGCCGACAACCGCCTGCCCGGGGTCGCCGCGGTGCTGGCGCAGGGCCTGCTGTTCGGCCTCAAGCGGGCCGTGAACAAGGCCGCCTGA
- a CDS encoding DUF4334 domain-containing protein — MNDELARKTFNALKERTDQIPDAEIDEFWATLPPATVEQMIGEWRGGEFVTGHKMNGLLDKARWFGKTFNSLTDVQPLVCLDEDGNKFSNVKLGKGEASLWAEEFRGEVVATMVYDGQPTHDHFKRVDDNTVLGIMNGKAGVLDNGRYFYFYLERV; from the coding sequence ATGAATGACGAGCTGGCCCGCAAGACGTTCAATGCGCTCAAGGAGCGCACCGACCAGATCCCCGACGCCGAGATCGACGAATTCTGGGCGACCCTGCCGCCGGCCACCGTCGAGCAGATGATCGGCGAGTGGCGCGGCGGGGAGTTCGTCACCGGCCACAAGATGAACGGCCTGTTGGACAAGGCCCGCTGGTTCGGCAAGACGTTCAACTCGCTCACCGACGTACAGCCGCTGGTGTGCCTGGACGAAGACGGCAACAAGTTCTCCAACGTCAAGCTCGGTAAGGGCGAGGCGAGCCTATGGGCCGAGGAGTTCCGCGGCGAGGTGGTGGCAACCATGGTCTACGACGGTCAGCCCACCCATGACCACTTCAAGCGGGTCGACGACAACACCGTGCTGGGCATCATGAACGGCAAGGCGGGAGTCCTCGACAACGGCCGCTACTTCTACTTCTATTTGGAGCGCGTGTAG
- a CDS encoding amidohydrolase, translated as MTDQRNYVAGIDHIVKADTRRLIDIFKDLHRNPELGFNEVRTARTAAQALSNLGFTVTTGIGRTGVVAVLSNGPGPVVMYRADMDALAVPEATGLDYASSNPALGHMCGHDAHVTWMLGLAKVLAETADSWSGTAVLIGQPAEELITGAQAMIDAGLYDVAPRPDAFLAMHTAPVPVGMVAAVGGERMAGTDQLDIVFHGVGGHGSMPQLAVDPVLMAAQAVVQFQSIVSRAVAPSETAVLTVGSVQAGSAYNVIPDRALLKVNLRWFNPAVRETMLTRIRAICEGIARSYGMPEDRLPDITMAGGATPLVNDTALTDRVATALGDLLGPDNVVRQLPALTGSEDCHLLKGPHVDVPLAYLLVGVADPQVYAKSAEKGQLFPYTPHSPDYVVDLSAIPLGTRIAARAMLELLTPSRF; from the coding sequence ATGACGGACCAGCGCAACTACGTCGCCGGCATCGACCACATTGTTAAGGCCGACACTCGGCGTCTGATCGACATCTTCAAAGACCTGCATCGCAACCCCGAGTTGGGTTTCAACGAAGTGCGCACCGCGCGGACCGCCGCGCAGGCCCTGAGCAACCTCGGCTTCACGGTGACCACCGGGATCGGTCGCACCGGCGTGGTGGCGGTGCTGTCCAACGGCCCAGGCCCGGTAGTGATGTACCGGGCCGACATGGACGCGCTGGCAGTGCCCGAGGCCACCGGCCTGGACTACGCCAGCAGCAACCCGGCACTCGGACACATGTGCGGCCACGACGCGCACGTGACCTGGATGTTGGGGTTGGCCAAGGTGCTCGCCGAGACCGCCGATTCCTGGTCGGGCACCGCGGTGCTGATCGGACAGCCCGCCGAGGAACTGATCACCGGCGCCCAAGCCATGATCGACGCGGGCCTCTATGACGTCGCTCCCAGACCGGACGCTTTCCTGGCGATGCACACCGCGCCCGTACCGGTCGGCATGGTCGCCGCGGTCGGCGGAGAACGGATGGCCGGTACCGATCAGCTCGACATCGTGTTCCACGGCGTCGGCGGCCATGGGTCGATGCCCCAGCTGGCCGTTGACCCGGTACTCATGGCGGCGCAGGCGGTCGTGCAGTTCCAGAGCATTGTCAGCCGGGCCGTCGCCCCCAGCGAGACGGCGGTGCTGACTGTCGGCTCGGTGCAGGCCGGCAGTGCCTACAACGTCATCCCGGACCGGGCACTGCTCAAAGTCAACCTGCGCTGGTTCAACCCCGCTGTGCGCGAAACGATGCTGACCCGTATTCGGGCGATCTGCGAGGGCATCGCGCGCAGCTACGGCATGCCCGAAGACCGGCTGCCGGACATCACCATGGCCGGTGGCGCCACCCCGCTGGTCAACGACACCGCGCTCACCGACCGGGTGGCGACCGCGCTGGGCGATCTGCTCGGCCCGGACAACGTCGTGCGTCAGCTTCCAGCCCTGACCGGCTCAGAGGATTGCCACCTGCTCAAAGGGCCGCACGTCGATGTACCACTGGCATATCTGCTGGTCGGGGTGGCCGACCCACAGGTGTACGCGAAGTCCGCGGAAAAGGGTCAATTGTTCCCGTACACACCGCACTCGCCGGACTATGTGGTCGACCTTTCCGCTATCCCGCTCGGAACCAGGATTGCAGCCCGTGCAATGCTTGAATTGCTTACTCCCAGTCGGTTTTAG
- a CDS encoding TerC/Alx family metal homeostasis membrane protein gives MDVAGWLWALTIVGLVGLLAFDFFVHVRKAHIPTLKESALWSAGYIGVALLFGVGVFVFGGADPGSEYFAGYVTEKALSVDNLFVFLVIMASFRVPRADQQKVLLFGIVMALAARTGFIVLGAALINRFAWVFYFFGLLLLLAAGNMLRSGSAEVSHRTPDVIVGLVQKVVPTSERYDGDRLFTRMDGRWAITPMVLVMLAIAGTDVLFALDSIPAIFGLTQNSYLVFTATAFSLLGLRQLYFLIDGLLDRLVYLSYGLAVILGFIGVKLIMHAMHEQGAGGVEIGTGPSLLVIVGVLTATVIASLRHRREAPDATRCDTEPELVLRR, from the coding sequence ATGGACGTTGCCGGATGGTTATGGGCATTGACGATCGTCGGCCTGGTGGGGCTCCTGGCGTTCGACTTCTTCGTTCATGTCCGCAAGGCGCACATTCCGACGCTGAAGGAATCCGCGCTGTGGTCCGCCGGCTACATCGGCGTCGCCCTGCTTTTCGGGGTGGGCGTGTTCGTCTTCGGGGGAGCTGACCCGGGCTCGGAGTACTTCGCCGGCTACGTCACCGAGAAGGCGCTCTCGGTGGACAACCTGTTCGTATTCCTGGTCATCATGGCCAGCTTCCGAGTGCCGCGCGCCGACCAGCAGAAGGTCCTGCTGTTCGGGATCGTCATGGCGTTGGCCGCGCGGACCGGCTTCATCGTGCTCGGCGCCGCGCTGATCAACCGTTTCGCCTGGGTGTTCTACTTCTTCGGCCTGCTCCTGTTGCTGGCGGCGGGCAACATGCTCAGGTCGGGCAGCGCAGAGGTATCCCACCGCACCCCCGATGTCATCGTCGGGCTGGTGCAGAAGGTGGTGCCCACCAGCGAGCGTTATGACGGCGACCGGCTGTTCACCCGCATGGACGGGCGCTGGGCGATCACCCCGATGGTGTTGGTGATGCTGGCGATCGCCGGCACCGATGTGCTCTTCGCGCTCGACTCGATCCCGGCGATATTCGGCCTGACCCAGAACAGCTATCTCGTGTTCACCGCGACGGCCTTCTCCCTGCTGGGCCTGCGGCAGCTCTACTTCCTGATCGACGGCCTGCTCGACCGGCTGGTGTACCTGTCCTACGGACTGGCGGTGATCCTCGGGTTCATCGGCGTGAAGCTGATCATGCACGCGATGCACGAACAGGGCGCCGGCGGCGTCGAGATCGGCACCGGACCGTCGCTGCTGGTGATCGTCGGCGTGCTCACCGCCACCGTCATCGCCTCGCTACGCCACCGCCGGGAAGCACCGGACGCAACCCGATGCGACACCGAGCCCGAGCTGGTGCTGCGCCGCTGA
- a CDS encoding TIGR03086 family metal-binding protein has product MASDLRPGPDAPPADELAGAEAALGVLAQVLHHISSDELTNPTPCSEFDVAQLTAHLLNSIRVLGGAAGAVFADSDPAEAPERQVIAAARPALDAWHGRGLQGTVAIGPNELPATMAVGILALEFLVHAWDYATATGRTVQVAEPLVEYVLGLAQAIITPAGRVRAGFDDPVDVPGSASSLQKLIAFTGRS; this is encoded by the coding sequence ATGGCCTCCGATCTGCGACCCGGTCCCGATGCGCCCCCGGCCGACGAGCTGGCCGGCGCCGAAGCGGCCCTCGGGGTGTTGGCGCAGGTGCTGCATCACATCAGCAGCGACGAATTGACCAATCCGACGCCGTGCTCGGAATTCGACGTCGCCCAGCTGACCGCGCATCTGCTGAACTCCATCCGCGTCCTGGGCGGCGCGGCCGGCGCTGTGTTCGCCGACAGCGACCCCGCCGAGGCGCCGGAACGGCAGGTCATCGCCGCGGCCCGGCCGGCTCTGGACGCCTGGCACGGGCGTGGCCTGCAGGGCACCGTCGCGATCGGCCCCAACGAGCTGCCTGCGACGATGGCGGTGGGCATTCTGGCGCTCGAATTCCTGGTGCACGCGTGGGACTACGCGACGGCGACGGGCCGCACGGTGCAGGTGGCCGAACCGCTGGTCGAGTACGTGTTGGGCCTGGCGCAGGCGATCATCACACCGGCGGGCCGGGTGCGAGCGGGGTTCGATGACCCGGTCGACGTCCCCGGTTCGGCATCGAGCCTGCAGAAGCTGATCGCCTTCACCGGACGGTCATAG
- a CDS encoding nuclear transport factor 2 family protein, translating to MARSPQEIFDHHLQALLARDVDELLVDYTDDSELITPAGVAQGSGGIRAAFSQLSAALADANFEIKSQTYSGNVLLLEWTLDAPGFGVDGVDTFLFDEDSIRVQTISQQVRPKS from the coding sequence ATGGCACGCTCACCGCAGGAAATCTTCGACCATCACCTCCAGGCTCTGCTCGCGCGCGACGTCGACGAGCTGCTCGTCGACTACACCGACGACTCGGAGCTGATCACTCCCGCCGGCGTAGCGCAGGGCAGCGGCGGCATCCGGGCCGCGTTCAGCCAGCTGTCCGCGGCACTGGCCGATGCGAACTTCGAAATCAAGTCGCAGACCTACAGCGGCAACGTGCTGCTGCTGGAATGGACGCTGGACGCACCGGGTTTCGGCGTCGACGGGGTGGACACCTTCCTGTTCGACGAGGACTCGATCCGGGTGCAGACGATCTCCCAGCAGGTCCGCCCCAAGAGCTGA